In a genomic window of Caloenas nicobarica isolate bCalNic1 chromosome 1, bCalNic1.hap1, whole genome shotgun sequence:
- the NOPCHAP1 gene encoding NOP protein chaperone 1 gives MAGDGGAAGPAASRELLAVGCRGGLEETLLISSKCNSKKATTLQTVRMPRSNVLDRVQSFLPQMAHANDELRRKMVTAPAHQFDIENLDSATDKIIEMSVAVVELSDSDTDEEILTSEDESESEDDCVTGEVTIDNIKFPKQKGEKGKIEILDSKVNE, from the exons ATGGCGGGGGACGGCGGAGCGGCGGGTCCGGCCGCCTCTCGGGAGCTGCTGGCCGTGGGGTGCCGAGGAG GGCTGGAAGAAACTTTATTGATTAGTTCAAAATGTAACAGCAAGAAGGCCACAACTTTACAGACAGTTAGGATGCCAAGGAGTAATG ttttggacCGAGTACAGAGCTTTTTACCACAGATGGCGCATGCAAATGATGagctaagaagaaaaatggtaaCAGCACCAGCTCATCAGTTTGATATTGAAAATCTAGACAGTGCAACAGATAAAATTATAGAAATG AGTGTGGCTGTAGTTGAACTGAGCGACTCTGATACAGATGAAGAGATACTAACTTCAGAAGATGAGTCGGAATCTGAAGATGACTGTGTAACTGGTGAAGTGACAATAGACAACATCAAGTTTCCTaaacaaaagggagaaaagggcaAAATAGAAATTTTGGACAGCAAAGTGAATGAGtaa